From Agrobacterium fabrum str. C58, a single genomic window includes:
- a CDS encoding HU family DNA-binding protein — MTTTNEIADKIAAEQSLTKAQAKTIVESVFKQITDAALAGAETSIPSFGKFKLKDTPEREGRNPATGATIKIAASKKLTFTPGKAVKDALNG, encoded by the coding sequence ATGACCACGACCAACGAAATCGCCGACAAGATCGCAGCCGAACAGAGCCTGACCAAGGCGCAGGCCAAGACGATCGTCGAGAGCGTCTTCAAGCAGATCACCGACGCGGCGCTTGCTGGCGCAGAAACGTCGATCCCATCATTTGGAAAGTTCAAGCTGAAGGACACTCCGGAGCGCGAGGGACGCAATCCGGCGACGGGTGCTACGATCAAGATCGCGGCATCGAAGAAGCTGACCTTTACGCCCGGCAAAGCGGTCAAGGACGCACTGAACGGCTGA
- a CDS encoding WGR domain-containing protein — translation MEDKETCPVHLHRIETAQNMRRFYILAIQPTLFGGASVIRNWGRIGSGGQTMMQTFDHPDDANTALSCLERTKRRRGYRDAGNTE, via the coding sequence ATGGAAGACAAGGAGACATGCCCGGTTCATCTTCACCGCATCGAGACGGCGCAGAACATGCGGCGCTTCTACATTCTGGCGATCCAGCCGACACTGTTCGGCGGGGCTTCGGTCATCCGCAACTGGGGCCGGATCGGATCGGGCGGCCAGACGATGATGCAGACCTTCGATCATCCGGATGATGCGAACACAGCACTCTCCTGTCTCGAACGAACGAAGAGGCGACGTGGCTATCGGGACGCGGGCAACACCGAATAG
- a CDS encoding thermonuclease family protein has translation MHRSMWVAVLVVGGVLCFERTGGLDRTVALTSAPAEDTLSASFSICGEDRRMNCVVDGDTFWFKGEKIRIADIDTPELSPPRCTAERVKGEAAKARILVLLNVGPFSMSTGLRDEDRYGRKLRTVSRKGQSFGEILVGEGLARRWDGARRSWCDS, from the coding sequence ATGCATCGGTCGATGTGGGTTGCGGTGCTCGTGGTTGGCGGTGTGTTGTGCTTCGAGCGCACCGGCGGGCTGGATCGGACGGTCGCGCTCACCTCTGCTCCTGCAGAGGACACGCTTTCAGCGTCGTTCTCGATCTGTGGTGAAGACCGCCGCATGAACTGCGTCGTCGACGGCGACACCTTCTGGTTCAAGGGAGAGAAAATCCGGATCGCCGATATCGACACACCTGAACTCAGCCCGCCCCGTTGCACGGCAGAACGGGTCAAGGGCGAGGCGGCCAAAGCACGTATTCTGGTTCTCCTAAACGTTGGCCCATTCTCGATGAGCACGGGATTGCGCGACGAAGACAGGTATGGTCGCAAGCTCAGGACTGTCAGCCGTAAAGGGCAATCGTTTGGCGAGATTCTCGTGGGAGAAGGCCTTGCGCGTCGATGGGACGGAGCGCGTCGAAGCTGGTGCGATAGCTGA
- the traG gene encoding Ti-type conjugative transfer system protein TraG, protein MTMNRLLLLILPAIIMLAAMFATSGMEQRLAAFGTSPQAKLMLGRAGLALPYIAAVAIGIIGLFAANGSANIKAAGLSVLAGSGVVITIATLREVIRLNSIASSVPAEQSVLAYADPVTMIGASIAFISGMFALRVAIKGNAAFATTAPKRIGGKRAVHGEADWMKIQEAAKLFPERGGIIIGERYRVDRDSVAAMPFRADDRQSWGAGGKSPLLCFDGSFGSSHGIVFAGSGGFKTTSVTIPTALKWGGGLVVLDPSSEVAPMVCEHRRQAGRKVIVLDPTAGGVGFNALDWIGRHGNTKEEDIVAVATWIMTDNPRTASARDDFFRASAMQLLTALIADVCLSGHTETEDQTLRRVRANLSEPEPKLRARLTKIYEGSESDFVKENVSVFVNMTPETFSGVYANAVKETHWLSYPNYAGLVSGDSFSTDDLADGGTDIFIALDLKVLEAHPGLARVVIGSLLNAIYNRNGNVKGRTLFLLDEVARLGYLRILETARDAGRKYGIMLTMIFQSLGQMREAYGGRDATSKWFESASWISFAAINDPDTADYISKRCGDTTVEVDQTNRSTGMKGSSRSRSKQLSRRPLILPHEVLHMRSDEQIVFTSGNPPLRCGRAIWFRRDDMKACVGENRFHRTGTGTDTHTEHAPPWQKEGTRP, encoded by the coding sequence ATGACGATGAATAGGCTTTTGCTGTTGATCCTGCCGGCAATCATAATGCTCGCGGCGATGTTCGCGACATCCGGGATGGAGCAGCGACTGGCGGCATTCGGAACGTCCCCGCAGGCGAAGCTGATGCTGGGACGCGCCGGGCTCGCGCTCCCCTACATCGCTGCGGTGGCGATCGGCATAATTGGCCTCTTCGCCGCGAACGGATCGGCCAACATCAAGGCCGCCGGTCTGAGCGTGCTGGCCGGAAGCGGCGTGGTCATTACCATCGCAACACTGCGCGAAGTAATCCGCCTGAATAGCATCGCAAGCAGCGTGCCGGCCGAACAATCGGTTCTGGCCTATGCTGATCCGGTGACGATGATCGGCGCAAGCATTGCCTTCATCAGCGGAATGTTCGCGCTGCGTGTCGCGATCAAGGGCAATGCCGCGTTCGCAACAACAGCGCCCAAACGGATCGGCGGCAAGCGGGCTGTGCATGGCGAGGCCGACTGGATGAAGATCCAGGAGGCGGCAAAACTGTTTCCCGAACGAGGCGGCATCATCATCGGCGAGCGCTATCGGGTTGATCGCGACAGTGTTGCCGCCATGCCGTTTCGCGCTGACGATCGACAAAGCTGGGGCGCTGGCGGCAAGTCGCCGCTGCTCTGCTTCGACGGTTCCTTCGGATCGTCGCATGGCATCGTCTTCGCCGGCTCCGGCGGTTTCAAGACGACATCGGTGACGATCCCGACCGCGCTCAAATGGGGCGGCGGGCTTGTCGTTCTGGACCCGTCAAGCGAGGTCGCGCCGATGGTCTGCGAGCACAGGCGTCAGGCCGGCCGCAAGGTGATCGTGCTCGATCCGACAGCCGGCGGTGTCGGCTTCAATGCCCTCGACTGGATCGGCCGTCATGGCAATACCAAGGAAGAGGATATCGTCGCCGTCGCCACATGGATCATGACCGACAATCCCCGAACGGCATCCGCCCGCGACGACTTCTTCCGCGCTTCCGCCATGCAGCTGCTGACCGCCCTGATCGCCGACGTGTGCCTGTCAGGGCACACGGAAACGGAAGACCAGACGCTGCGCCGCGTCCGCGCCAACCTGTCCGAACCGGAACCCAAGCTGCGCGCGCGTCTGACGAAGATCTACGAAGGGTCTGAATCCGACTTCGTGAAGGAGAATGTGTCAGTGTTCGTCAACATGACGCCGGAGACGTTTTCCGGTGTTTATGCCAATGCGGTGAAGGAAACCCATTGGCTGTCCTATCCCAACTATGCCGGACTTGTATCGGGCGACAGCTTTTCGACCGACGATCTCGCCGACGGCGGAACGGACATCTTCATCGCGCTCGACCTGAAGGTGCTGGAAGCCCATCCCGGCCTCGCGCGTGTCGTCATCGGCTCGCTGCTCAACGCGATCTATAACCGCAACGGCAATGTAAAGGGTCGCACCCTCTTCCTGCTCGACGAGGTAGCGCGTCTCGGCTACCTGCGCATCCTCGAAACCGCTCGCGACGCAGGCCGCAAATACGGCATCATGCTGACGATGATCTTCCAGTCGCTCGGCCAGATGCGTGAGGCCTATGGCGGGCGTGATGCGACCAGCAAATGGTTCGAATCCGCATCGTGGATTTCGTTTGCGGCAATTAACGATCCCGATACCGCCGACTATATCTCGAAGCGCTGTGGAGACACCACCGTCGAGGTCGACCAGACCAACCGTTCAACCGGAATGAAGGGATCTTCGCGATCGAGATCGAAGCAGCTCAGTCGCCGGCCGCTGATCCTGCCGCATGAAGTTCTGCACATGCGCAGCGACGAGCAGATCGTCTTCACCTCGGGCAATCCGCCGCTCCGGTGCGGCCGGGCCATCTGGTTCCGCCGTGATGACATGAAAGCCTGTGTCGGCGAGAACAGGTTCCATCGAACTGGAACCGGAACCGATACGCACACTGAACATGCGCCGCCATGGCAGAAGGAAGGGACGCGCCCATGA
- the traD gene encoding type IV conjugative transfer system coupling protein TraD has product MKAGLARLERMAKSMTSNARKKDTREKIELGGLIVKAGLRYEKRALLLGLLVDGGRRLKGDEEERSRLTAIGAEAFGHDDE; this is encoded by the coding sequence ATGAAGGCGGGTCTGGCGAGGCTTGAACGGATGGCAAAGTCGATGACGTCAAACGCACGCAAGAAGGACACCCGCGAAAAAATCGAGCTCGGCGGGCTGATCGTCAAGGCAGGACTGCGTTACGAAAAGCGGGCGCTGTTGCTCGGGCTGTTGGTCGACGGCGGCCGCCGGCTCAAGGGCGACGAAGAAGAGCGGTCACGCTTGACCGCCATCGGCGCGGAGGCGTTCGGCCATGACGATGAATAG
- the traC gene encoding conjugal transfer protein TraC, with the protein MKKPSSKIREEIARLQDQLKQAETREAERIGRIALKAGLGEIDIEESQLQAAFEEVAKRFRGGKGSATGKRQAGESRTGTEPSAALASGADEGGSGEA; encoded by the coding sequence ATGAAGAAACCATCATCGAAGATCAGGGAAGAAATTGCCAGATTGCAGGACCAGCTGAAACAGGCCGAAACACGCGAGGCCGAACGAATCGGCAGGATTGCGTTGAAGGCCGGTCTTGGTGAAATCGACATCGAGGAGTCACAGCTTCAGGCAGCCTTCGAGGAAGTCGCCAAACGGTTTCGTGGCGGCAAGGGCTCGGCGACCGGAAAGAGACAAGCCGGAGAGAGCCGGACCGGTACCGAGCCGTCCGCGGCGCTCGCGTCTGGCGCGGATGAAGGCGGGTCTGGCGAGGCTTGA